In Nostoc sp. KVJ3, the DNA window CCACTCACCGCAGTCATTACAAATAACCAATTAGCGCCAGGCCATTTGAATCAGCTAGTAGTTATGTAGCCAGGATTCAGTCAGATGACCAGTTCCAAGCAATTAATCACCAACTGGCTGACCGTTCGTTCATGGCAGAGCGATTGGAGAGGGCAGAGCAACGGGCGAGGCTAGCGAAAGGAACGACAGCAACTAGAGAAGCGGGTGCGATCGTTAGAGGCTCAGACTCAACAAATGCGCGGACTTGCCCTTGGAGGATGTCGCCTGGGAGTTGGGCTAAATCATGATCATGAAAGGTGGAGGGGTCACGGACACATCATTAATATAGATGGATCGAAGTTTTACGATTTCTCACCCCAACAGCAGAAAGGCGGTGGCGGTGCGATTGACTTGGTAAATGCACGTTAATGGGTGCAATTTCCGGCAAGCGATCGCATGGTTGCATGAGCGTTTCGGTGAAGCTGGGGCAGAACGGGCGGCGATATCTCACGCCCTTAAGATGACAGCTGAGATTATCCAGTCAGAGCCACGTCCCCAATTCCAGCTAAGAGTTGAGGATAAAGCCAATTGGCCAGGAGTAGAACATTACCTTACCAGAAACGTGGCTTACCCCAAGATTTTGTGGAACTTCTACACAGCACTGGACTGGTTTATGCTGATGACCAACAAAACGCTGTGTTTGTGATGCGGAATCTAGACGGACAACCAAGCGGTGCATTCTGCGCGGTACACGGGGAGAAGTCGGAGCGGCGGCTTCCACCGCTCTAAACTTCGGGGGAGAAAAACAACAGTTTCAAGGGTTATGAGAAAGGGACTAAGCGGCGTGAGGGTTGGTTTCACTTCCACTTGGTGGACAGCCTACTGATGCAGTCGAGAAATTGGTGCTTTTGAAGTCGCCCATTGATGCCATATCCTTTGCCATGCTGGAGTATCAGGTTCAAGGTGCGCCAAAGACTAGAACTCTCTTTCTGGCAGTAGATAACCCCAACAGCTTGCCTGTGGAGCGATTGCAGAACATTCCTCATGTCAGCGTGGCTTTTGACGGATAATGCTGGGGATGCAGCTGCACGGGCTGTATTGGAACTACTGCCACAGTCCAAAAGGCTAAAGCCCAAAGCCAAAGATTGGAATCAGCAGCTTCTTGATTATCAAAAGCAGTTATTTCAACAGCATCACCAACCAGAAGATGATTTGACTCTTTAAAAGCTGTTTTTGTAGTGCTAATGTAGTCTTTTAGTAGTAATTTTTGATGTCTGTTTTTTTCTTTCTCGATTTTGACTCAAAAAATCTGTCAAAACTTTTTTGCGTACTGTGCGAGAGTTTTGGTCAGGAATTTTTGCGGTATAAATCAGGGTCGCTTATGAGGCTTTTGGGGTACACATCCTTAGATTTACCGTTGGTTTACCTTATAAATACCTTGCATCTGCCATTGCGAAACCTTATTTTTGGCAGAATCACCAAATTTTTCAAAAATTCAATTTGAGGCAGCAGTAAATCCTTATATCTGCCATTGGTATGCCATTGAAATGCCATTCATATTCCTTATATTTGCCTTTAAAGAGAAATCCTTGTAAATACCTTATAAATGCCATTGATTAGAGATATGGACAATCAGTAAGTTTTTGGTAGATTTGTTAATAATTTAACTTACAGTTTCAAACCCTCCTGCTTTTTGCTTAATTGAGATGCGCTCAATACCTGCTGGCTAACGTTCGCGATCGCCGGACTCAGACCAATACTGCTACTATACTCCAAAGTTCCGGTGCATTCCGGTTGTTAGGCATCTTCATCGCCGACCGGGACAGCAATATCGAAATGAAGCACATCTTCGCGTACCCCAAGCTTTGTGTAGAGTGCAATCGCAGGGTCATCCCGATGTCCGCCTGCACGAAAATAACATCATTGCAATGCGAGTATGTATTGGAACTTCCTCAATACGTATAACTATTCCATTACTGAATCGGCACTCTAGTTTTGATGATTTTCGTATCATCTTCCCTCTGTCACGGTGGTTGACCTACTTAGGTAGGGGAACCGTGAAAGGAGGGCAAGTTTTGTTGCCGCACCTGGGGGGGTTTTTTTCAAGAGAAAAAATGTCCGGACAGCAACATAGCTTGCTACTCACCAAAGGTTTTTTTGGGCTACTCAATCAACTGTTAGATGAATATGTAATGGATCGCTGATGGATTTGTATTGGATCTCTCATGGCATAATCTTTGTCAATAGTTAATCATTGTTGAAAGTAAAAATTATACTTACAATACGTATGTCAGACAAATGGATCTGTTTGGATCAATATTGTCACTGTAATGGATCTGCAACGGCTCGTTTTGTGGATCTGGCATGGATCTGTTATGGCACACTTTTCTAAATCGAATTTCTTAGCAGAAAAGTAACGACTTAATTAACAGCAGCGAAAAAAGAATAACCAACTGGATAAAATTTGCCTTCAACAAAATGGTCAGTAGAGTGATGTTCACAACCAATTTTGCATTTAAGTTAAAAGCAGCTTTTATGGATAATCACAACCACAGTCAATGTCAAATCTGATAGTCAGTTTTGACCCTGGTGCTTCCTTGACCAAGATTGTTTACGAACTAGCAACTGAGTGATGAGTTTCCCGCAGAACTCCCAGCTGATTTGCAATCAGACTGCTGGACTATCAGGTTTAAGTAGGGAGCGATTGTATTCCACGTTAGAGCCATTACGTGTAATTGCTGGCTATGTATTGATATGGCGTTGAGCCGACAATCGTGTAATTTGGGTTTAAATGGTACAGAGTAGAGCATATACTCTGAACAAAACTTGCCTGCCTGATATAAGATGCGCTGACTATTTCTTATACTCGCTCAACAACTTCATCTTTTTCCCAAATAACTGATTCTTCCATTGTCCCAAGCACCGCGAAAGCTTTGGCAGCTTTAAGGGTTGTATTCAAGTCAACGCAGGACTTGGCAGGATAAACACCTTCTTGCCCTCCAACTATCACGAATTCCTCTATATCTGATTTAGCTGGGTCAACAAGATAATGAAAACTCTCATTATCAAATGTCAAATACACTACATATTTGCCTTTACCACCACCACAGCCATGTGAGTTTCCCTATCTGTTTCTAGGGTTACAAGTGTTTTTGATGCCCGTCCAACTCTCTAATAGCTGATTCTATTTCTTGCCAACTATCGGCTTGCTCTACACAACCCTGTTTTGATTCCAATCCAATCTTCAACTGAAAATTTTGTTATGAACATAATTAACCTCACTTCAGTGTAATCGTCTGACGACCGCTAGGGCTAATAACTTCTATTTCTTCTAAACCAAGCTGTTTTAGCCATTCCTTTCACACCTCCGTTCTGACCACATGCTCTGCAAAGATCCCGATCAACTGTTAAACGCGCTCGACCTCCTCTTAATCCTGCATCAAACGCTTGTTGGAAGGCATCAGCTTCAGCATGTGTGCGACTAATTGGATTTACTTTAAGTGTAATTTGCGGATTACTGCCAGCACTAATCCCAAAAAATACGCTATCACCCAGCTCTAACTTTGCGATTGTAGCGCGATCATCCTCACTACCTGCTGGAGTCAGACCAAGCTGTTGCCTATACTCTGCTAATTCTTGAAAAATAAACTTATATATAAGCTGTCGCAGTTCTTGCGCCGGAGCTAAAGTGTTGATATCTGGATTTTTTTACTACCTCTTCTTGGCCAACAGGACAGCTATAAACTACATAAGTCCATATTCCTGGATTACCTGCTTCAGCACTTTCACCCTCATAAAAAGTAATCGTTCCATCTTCTTCGCACTCATAATAAGCTGAGTAAATATCTTCCCAATCGCAATCTGAGTTTTCTAGCGTCAATCGAATTGAAGCTAATACGCCAGCAATATGATGAGGTTCAGTTTCTCTCTGGACTAAACGCTCTCCCTCCCACTCAAAGTTGTGTAACTTAAGAGGCATTGTAACAAAGCCTTGAAACAGATAATGGTTCCAGTTTATGAAACCTAAATAATAGCCTAATGCCTAATGTCACCAAGTAATCTTAAAATTACTGTCCCACCAAGGAACTGAGCAGCATAACTAGATGAGAGATAGGGTATTTTTACGCGATGGCATTTCTCAAATCCTCATCAAATATACGAGGACATTGTTTTCTCTATGTCATTTCTCAATTACGTCAACGTCTATTTCTCTTCATTTGGGTTAGAGAAACGTAACTCCAAGGTTATTTAGATTTTCTCTGTTTTCCAATTGACCAGCCACTTCTCCACCCTTCCTTTGTCCTGCTCTGGTAAACACAAAACCAGCGTCTTCAAACTTTGAACCGTACCTACAAACTGTAGAAGAAGACAATTTTAGTAAAGTCGCCAGTTCACGAGTGCTGAGTAGCCAACCATTTTTATAAGCTTCTTCCAATGCCCTCAAAATGAGCAACTGGATCATTTGCCAGTCCCGGTAGCTGGCGGACGATCGCAGGAATTAGCCGTGTCACTAACCCTTCAATCACTTGCGAAAGTTGGCCGAACTGACTGGCGGTTAGTCCGGCGACTGTTAACTGACTGTCAGACTGACTGGCAGACTCTATGCCAGAATCAAAATTCTCTGACTGACCGCCTCCATGACTTGCGTATTGGTCGGCAAAGTCCGCCATGCTGCCACCCGCTTTCATGTGGGCATCTAGCTGGTCAAGCAGCTCTAACTGCTCTCCACTTACATAAGACTTATTACCGATTTTGGTTGGCTTGATGCCTAACCGATTGATGCGATCGTAGATAACAGATTTAACAATCCCGTATTTATCAGGAAGCTGGGCGACTGGTACCGGTCTAGTTTGGTCATGGTCGGCGGTCTGACTGGCAGACAGTTTGTGTAACAGCATACACCTTGCTACTGGAAATTAGCAACTGTATCTACCAGCATCAGCCGTCAGAGCGATCGCTAAAGGTTAATCTGGGACTGAATGCTCACAGTCGGCGCTTTTTGGTCGATGTCGTGATAATCTCATTTCCCGCTCCTGAAGTGATCGCTTAATTTTTTGGTTGCTTTCTTCTTCACAGGGATGTCGTGATAAGTTTACCGTAGAAGTAGGCTTAAATATATATTTACTTATAATACGAAATTACAGACTTATTTAATCTTGTAAAATAATGTCGAATACTCCTTTTCCTCAATATCCTGCTGCTTGCTTGAATAAGACGATATTATTGCGTACTTAATCCCATATTTGGAAAAAGGATGGGAAATATACCAGGGAAACCAAGAGAATCAGTTTATTATTCGCCTTTTTAGATAACCTAAAGCTTTTCATTGAGCTAAAACAGAGTAAATGGCGCATTTCTACAGGTTTAGATATTGATCAATCTCTGGCAATTTGGGCTTTTCCTGAGAATTTAGGCGAATTAGATAGTGCTATAAGACAGGCTGTATCAACTGCCTCTGTAGCAAGTCCTAGTGGTACAAGAATTGAATGGTCTTCAGTACCAACTACTGTAAGACTTGATGAAGAAAAACCGCTTCAAATCTTGCCAAGCTAGTTGCTCTTTGGTAGTTCAAATATTGAAGCAATATTTGACGCATACCTTGATAATAAAGGTTTAGAGACAGTTCTGAATATGGCAACTTTAGGTATAAAATCTCAACAAATATTCGTTTATTAACATCGACAAAAATGCTGCAATCTTCTAGTGGAGGAACAGCACGTCTGACACCTTCATATATCAAAAGTTGGCAAAATGAATTAGGTTGTAGTGGTCTTGAAATTCGTCATAATTCATATACAGGACATCAACGACGCTTTATGCTTTTGAGTGGAGGGCAGAGTCTAATTGTAGGCCCATCACTAAATAATTTATCAGTCAATGAATTCACATTTGGAATCTGATACGGCCGATATAGTTTTTTTTAATAAAGAATGGGTATCTGCACAGCATTTAATTGTGTGAATTTTCAAATGCCTACTAATGTGGGTAAATGTGATTTGAACTAAAAAATGAGATTTTAACTCATGATCTGCTTCATAAATGAGTATTTCAGTTTATGCTTCACTTTTAATATTCGAGTTTTTTTACTAATAATGATTATGGTTTAGGGGATGAAAGGAGGGATATGAGCGTCGCTCGTATCCCTCCTTTCGGTTTGATTATCATTATTATTCAGATACGATTTGAGTTGGTGATCGCGCTTGGGGGTTAATCTGG includes these proteins:
- a CDS encoding DUF3991 domain-containing protein; this translates as MELLHSTGLVYADDQQNAVFVMRNLDGQPSGAFCAVHGEKSERRLPPL
- a CDS encoding toprim domain-containing protein → MSAWLLTDNAGDAAARAVLELLPQSKRLKPKAKDWNQQLLDYQKQLFQQHHQPEDDLTL
- a CDS encoding Imm1 family immunity protein, which gives rise to MYLTFDNESFHYLVDPAKSDIEEFVIVGGQEGVYPAKSCVDLNTTLKAAKAFAVLGTMEESVIWEKDEVVERV
- a CDS encoding deaminase, which codes for MNTLAPAQELRQLIYKFIFQELAEYRQQLGLTPAGSEDDRATIAKLELGDSVFFGISAGSNPQITLKVNPISRTHAEADAFQQAFDAGLRGGRARLTVDRDLCRACGQNGGVKGMAKTAWFRRNRSY